A DNA window from Patagioenas fasciata isolate bPatFas1 chromosome 1, bPatFas1.hap1, whole genome shotgun sequence contains the following coding sequences:
- the PCID2 gene encoding PCI domain-containing protein 2 translates to MAHITINQYLQQVQEAIDSRDGQFCAELVSFKHPHVANPRLQLPSPEEKCQQVLEPPYDEMFAAHLRCTYAVGNHDFIEAYKCQTVIVQSFLRAFQAHKEENWALPIMYAVALDLRIFANNADQQLVKKGKSKVGDMLEKAAELLMSCFRVCASDTRAGIEDSKKWGMLFLVNQLFKIYFKINKLHLCKPLIRAIDSSNLKDEYSMAQRVTYRYYVGRKAMFDSDFKQAEEYLSFAFEHCHRSSQKNKRMILIYLLPVKMLLGHMPTIQLLKKYDLMQFAEVTKAVSEGNLLLLNDALTKHETFFIRCGIFLILEKLKIITYRNLFKKVYLLLKTHQLSLDAFLIALKFMQVDDVDIDEVQCILANLIYMGHIKGYISHQHQKLVVSKQNPFPQLSTVC, encoded by the exons ATGGCGCATATCACCATAAATCAGTATTTGCAGCaa GTACAAGAAGCTATTGACAGCAGAGATGGACAGTTTTGTGCAGAATTGGTATCATTTAAACATCCACATGTTGCAAACCCAAGGCTACAG CTTCCATCTCCAGAGGAGAAGTGTCAGCAAGTTTTGGAACCACCATATGATGAAATGTTTGCAGCCCACTTAAG GTGTACTTATGCTGTTGGAAACCACGACTTTATAGAAGCATACAAATGCCAAACAGTTATTGTCCAAT CCTTCTTGCGAGCATTTCAGGCACATAAAGAGGAAAACTG GGCTTTACCTATTATGTATGCTGTAGCCCTTGATCTTCGAATTTTTGCTAATAAT GCAGATCAACAGCTGGtgaagaaagggaaaagcaaaGTTGGTGACATGttggaaaaagcagcagaactgCTGATGAGCTGTTTTCGAGTCTGCGCCAGTGACAC TCGAGCAGGCATTGAAGATTCCAAAAAGTGGGGCATGTTGTTTCTTGTGAATCAGCTGTTTAAAATTTACTTTAAG atcAACAAACTCCATCTATGTAAGCCCTTAATTAGAGCAATTGACAGCTCAAATCTGAAGGATGAGTATAGTATGGCACAGCGAGTTACATACAGATATTATGTTGGACGTAAAGCCATGTTTGACAGTGACTTTAAGCAAG CTGAAGAGTATCTATCATTTGCCTTTGAGCACTGTCACCGCTCAAGCCAGAAGAACAAAAGAATGATTTTGATATACCTGCTTCCAGTAAAAATGTTGTTG GGCCATATGCCAACAATTCAGCTCTTAAAAAAGTATGACCTTATGCAGTTTGCTGAAGTAACAAAGGCTGTGAG tgaaggcAATCTTCTCCTCCTGAATGACGCCCTAACAAAGCACGAGACCTTCTTTATTCGATGTGGAATCTTTCTTATCCTTGAGAAGCTGAAAATCATCACGTACAGAAATCTCTTTAAGAAAGT ATATTTACTACTCAAAACCCATCAGCTATCTCTAGATGCCTTTCTGATTGCCCTGAAATTCATGCAAGTAGATGATGTTGATATTGATGAAGTCCAGTGCATTTTAGCTAACCTTATATATATG GGTCATATTAAAGGCTATATATCTCATCAGCATCAAAAGCTCGTGGTCAGTAAGCAGAACCCATTTCCTCAGCTGTCAACAGTGTGTTGA